The proteins below come from a single Campylobacter sp. CCUG 57310 genomic window:
- a CDS encoding porphobilinogen deaminase, which produces MSFKHFDLCIGEALEQLQSAMAEVVKFKGEIKNSKEILTKTSDAMLEIWAARDIFYADNPECKRDFKREFEEDKKRYEELSEIQNRAVKLEEESKFKEASEIYKELLEISKYGFFKLVAQAGIYRCNQDKI; this is translated from the coding sequence ATGTCATTTAAACACTTTGATCTATGTATAGGAGAGGCTTTAGAACAGCTTCAAAGCGCAATGGCGGAGGTTGTTAAATTTAAAGGCGAGATTAAAAATTCAAAAGAAATTCTAACTAAAACATCAGATGCCATGCTTGAAATTTGGGCGGCTAGAGATATATTTTATGCGGATAATCCCGAATGCAAACGCGACTTTAAAAGAGAATTTGAAGAAGACAAAAAGCGATACGAAGAGCTAAGCGAAATTCAAAACAGAGCTGTTAAACTCGAAGAAGAGAGTAAATTTAAAGAAGCTTCCGAAATTTACAAAGAGCTTTTGGAAATTTCAAAATACGGCTTTTTCAAACTCGTAGCGCAAGCGGGAATTTATCGCTGCAATCAAGATAAAATTTAA